From Vibrio splendidus, a single genomic window includes:
- a CDS encoding glycoside hydrolase family 9 protein codes for MLLLTNHIGYESTGPKQAILQTKKARLSSTTALLVCADNHMTVGNFDVAKQGYVANWHQGQFFTIDFSSFAEPGRYYVRFDNLRSEVFEIGSNLLMNHTFSDVLHYFKSQRCGGTFDKKDQQAQILGTDRYVNVHGGWYDASGDVSKYFSHLSYGNYLNPQQIPMVVWNMLKSVRLTSHNPDFPKFSMTRLTEEALFGTDFLVRMQDADGYFYMTVFDKWSKDINQRDICGYATQEGHKSTDLQAGFRQGAGVAIAALAAASELETSGSYSSQTYLDTAVKGYWHLKEHNLQYLNDGEENIIDEYCALLAANELYRVTQDSQYLSEARTWATRLISRQQSDNSFEHFWSANSDGSRPYFHAAEAGLPVIALCEYIANETNAELKEQARTAVEQACQFEINITDKVINPFGYPRQYVKSVDGDKRDAFFVAQQNETGYWWQGENARLGSLATMAYLVQPHIKDVDLQKRLIQLSQNSLDWILGLNPYHMCMLDGHGHNNPDYLPQLGFFNAKGGVCNGITAGFEDEQDIAFNPPAQKDDMLQNWRWGEQWIPHGAWFLLATASQFNFLAQSKEQ; via the coding sequence GCTATGAATCCACAGGCCCAAAGCAAGCTATCTTACAAACAAAGAAAGCTCGTCTATCGAGCACTACGGCTTTACTCGTCTGTGCAGACAATCATATGACTGTCGGAAATTTTGATGTGGCTAAACAAGGCTACGTAGCCAATTGGCATCAAGGGCAATTCTTCACCATCGATTTCAGTTCATTCGCTGAACCTGGTCGCTACTACGTGCGCTTTGACAATCTGCGTTCAGAAGTCTTCGAGATTGGTAGCAACCTATTAATGAACCACACGTTTTCTGATGTGCTTCATTACTTTAAGTCTCAACGTTGCGGCGGTACTTTCGACAAGAAAGATCAACAGGCACAAATTCTGGGCACTGACAGATACGTCAATGTCCATGGCGGTTGGTACGACGCATCGGGTGACGTAAGCAAGTACTTTAGCCACCTATCTTATGGCAATTACCTCAACCCACAACAAATTCCAATGGTCGTTTGGAACATGCTAAAAAGCGTACGCTTGACTAGCCATAACCCAGACTTCCCAAAATTCTCCATGACTCGTCTAACGGAAGAGGCTCTGTTCGGTACCGACTTTTTAGTGCGTATGCAAGACGCAGACGGATACTTCTATATGACGGTATTCGACAAATGGAGCAAAGATATCAATCAGCGCGACATATGCGGTTATGCCACTCAAGAGGGTCATAAATCAACGGACTTACAGGCGGGCTTCCGACAAGGTGCAGGCGTTGCTATTGCAGCACTGGCTGCTGCATCTGAGCTTGAAACCTCTGGTAGTTACTCTAGCCAAACCTATCTTGATACAGCTGTGAAAGGCTATTGGCATCTTAAAGAACACAACCTTCAATACCTAAACGATGGCGAAGAGAACATCATCGATGAGTATTGTGCCCTACTCGCTGCCAATGAGTTGTACCGAGTGACACAAGATTCTCAATATCTATCAGAAGCAAGAACTTGGGCGACTCGTTTAATCTCTCGCCAACAGTCAGATAATTCATTTGAACACTTCTGGTCTGCAAATTCTGATGGCTCTCGCCCATACTTTCATGCAGCAGAAGCTGGCCTTCCTGTGATTGCGCTATGCGAATACATCGCCAACGAAACCAATGCTGAATTAAAAGAACAGGCTCGTACAGCTGTTGAGCAAGCTTGCCAGTTCGAAATCAACATTACCGACAAAGTCATCAACCCATTTGGCTACCCAAGACAATACGTTAAGTCTGTCGATGGTGATAAGCGTGATGCCTTCTTCGTCGCTCAACAGAACGAAACTGGTTACTGGTGGCAAGGTGAAAATGCTCGCCTTGGTTCACTCGCCACCATGGCGTACTTAGTTCAACCACACATTAAGGATGTAGACCTTCAGAAGCGCCTAATTCAACTTTCGCAAAACAGCCTTGATTGGATTTTAGGTCTCAACCCATACCATATGTGTATGCTCGATGGTCACGGCCATAACAACCCAGATTACCTACCACAGCTTGGTTTCTTCAATGCAAAAGGTGGTGTCTGCAACGGCATCACGGCTGGTTTCGAAGACGAGCAAGACATCGCATTCAACCCACCAGCACAGAAAGACGACATGCTTCAAAACTGGCGCTGGGGTGAACAATGGATCCCTCACGGCGCTTGGTTCCTATTGGCAACGGCTTCGCAATTCAACTTCCTAGCACAAAGTAAGGAGCAATAA
- a CDS encoding N-acetylglucosamine kinase — protein MTLYYVGIDGGGTSCRARIRDAQGKLIGEAKSGSANILLGVDVAMNSIVDAITKAAQQGQLNSDHFSNMHVGLALAGAEQKSAWFDFMAQPQPFASVALNTDAYGACIGAHNGQNGAIMIGGTGSCGIYLKDGEQHVVGGREFPISDQGGGAVMGLRLIQQVLLAEDGIRSKTPLTLHVMNHFNNDVDAIVEWSKGAIPKDYGQFSPVIFQLANEGDELAIEMLKQTAADIEMFVLALHRKGADKVCLMGSIAERILNWLSPPVQQWIVKPQFDAIEGALMFAGKPQHNLYQQA, from the coding sequence ATGACTCTTTACTACGTAGGTATTGATGGAGGCGGTACATCTTGTCGAGCTCGAATTCGAGATGCCCAGGGCAAACTGATTGGTGAAGCGAAAAGTGGCAGTGCCAACATCCTATTGGGCGTGGATGTTGCGATGAACTCTATTGTTGATGCCATCACAAAAGCGGCACAACAAGGGCAACTCAACTCAGACCATTTTTCAAATATGCATGTTGGCCTAGCACTGGCTGGCGCTGAGCAAAAATCAGCATGGTTCGACTTCATGGCTCAACCACAGCCTTTCGCAAGCGTGGCGCTAAATACCGACGCTTATGGAGCTTGTATTGGTGCTCACAACGGCCAAAACGGCGCAATCATGATTGGTGGTACGGGTTCTTGTGGAATCTACCTAAAAGACGGTGAGCAACATGTGGTTGGCGGTCGTGAATTCCCGATTTCAGATCAAGGCGGCGGCGCAGTGATGGGCTTACGTTTGATTCAACAAGTCTTGCTTGCAGAAGACGGTATTCGCAGTAAAACCCCACTGACTCTACATGTCATGAATCACTTTAATAATGATGTGGATGCCATTGTGGAGTGGTCGAAAGGCGCGATTCCAAAGGATTACGGTCAATTCTCGCCAGTGATTTTTCAACTCGCTAACGAAGGCGATGAACTGGCTATCGAGATGCTCAAGCAAACCGCGGCTGATATCGAAATGTTTGTCTTGGCACTTCATCGAAAAGGCGCTGACAAGGTGTGCTTAATGGGAAGTATCGCTGAGCGTATTCTCAACTGGCTATCACCACCAGTACAACAATGGATAGTTAAACCTCAATTCGACGCTATTGAAGGCGCATTGATGTTTGCCGGGAAACCACAACACAACTTGTATCAACAGGCTTAG
- a CDS encoding beta-N-acetylhexosaminidase, translated as MNYRIDLAVLSEQKNNCRFGLTVHNLSDLDVQDWSLHFAFDRFILPESLSQGELTQVGSYCSFKPSSPVLKANNHYYLEFSIQSAPFRFYSDGLNDAFIQSHHDGETSVLPVAISPIVLASPYRERNQIPEVSAAEVALIPQPNQIEFQQGSFALSRFALNNDCRIEVQSHLADKAVSWLQQELLSTFELSLSNALSTELSKDESCDILFRSNPTLDEAEYKLTVTAQQIMVESGSQSGFTHAVASLIQLVQQLDAENFSVPCCKIADQPRFKYRGMMLDCARHFHSVEQVKRLINQLAHYKFNVFHWHLTDDEGWRIEIKSLPQLTEIGAWRGPDHALEPQYTHIADNYGGFYTQQQIREVIEYAEQRSITVIPEIDIPGHCRAAIKSLPDMLVEQADTTQYKSIQHYNDNVLNPGLPGTYQFLDAVIEEVAELFPSKLIHMGADEVPPGVWSNSPAAQALMKEHQYKDSKDLQGHLFRYAENKLKQLGKRMVGWEEAQHGDKVSKETIIYSWLSEEAAVNCARQGFDVVLQPAQFTYLDMTQDYAPEEPGVDWAAVIPLEQAYTYEALAEISDTDPIRKRIRGIQCALWCEIVTNQKRMDYMVFPRISALAEGCWTHKNNRNWLDYLSRLKGHLPLLDRLNVDYRNPWKAQ; from the coding sequence ATGAATTATCGCATCGACTTAGCTGTTCTTTCTGAACAAAAAAATAACTGCCGATTTGGCCTTACGGTACATAACTTAAGTGATCTTGACGTACAAGATTGGTCACTGCATTTTGCCTTTGACCGATTCATCCTTCCTGAGAGTTTATCGCAAGGTGAACTGACTCAAGTTGGAAGCTATTGCTCGTTCAAACCAAGTTCGCCAGTGTTAAAGGCCAATAACCATTACTACCTTGAATTCAGTATTCAAAGTGCACCATTTCGTTTCTATTCGGATGGCTTGAATGATGCCTTTATCCAATCACATCATGATGGAGAAACATCGGTACTGCCTGTCGCGATATCACCCATTGTACTGGCTTCGCCATACCGTGAACGCAATCAAATTCCTGAAGTAAGCGCAGCTGAAGTGGCATTGATTCCTCAGCCGAATCAGATCGAATTTCAGCAAGGTAGTTTCGCGCTAAGTAGATTCGCGCTAAATAACGACTGCAGAATTGAGGTTCAATCTCACCTTGCTGATAAGGCGGTATCTTGGCTGCAACAAGAATTGCTTTCTACCTTTGAACTATCTCTTTCGAACGCGCTTTCAACTGAACTTTCAAAAGACGAAAGTTGCGACATTCTATTTCGCAGCAACCCGACGTTAGACGAAGCCGAGTACAAGCTCACCGTCACGGCACAACAAATAATGGTTGAATCAGGTAGCCAATCGGGCTTCACACACGCTGTAGCAAGCTTAATTCAATTGGTACAACAACTGGATGCCGAGAACTTCTCTGTGCCATGTTGCAAAATCGCCGATCAGCCTCGTTTCAAATACCGAGGCATGATGTTGGACTGCGCTCGTCACTTCCACTCGGTAGAGCAAGTGAAGCGCTTAATCAATCAACTGGCGCACTACAAGTTCAACGTTTTTCATTGGCATCTAACTGACGATGAAGGTTGGAGAATTGAGATTAAGAGCCTACCTCAGCTTACTGAAATCGGCGCTTGGCGTGGTCCTGATCATGCACTAGAACCGCAATACACCCACATTGCTGACAATTATGGCGGCTTCTACACGCAACAACAGATTCGTGAAGTGATTGAATATGCTGAGCAGCGCAGTATCACGGTTATTCCTGAAATCGATATCCCAGGACACTGTCGCGCCGCGATCAAATCACTGCCAGACATGCTAGTTGAGCAAGCAGACACCACACAATACAAGAGCATTCAGCACTACAACGACAACGTGCTAAATCCAGGTTTACCGGGTACTTACCAATTCCTAGATGCCGTTATTGAAGAAGTGGCAGAGCTTTTCCCTAGCAAATTGATCCACATGGGCGCAGATGAAGTGCCACCAGGAGTGTGGAGCAACAGCCCTGCTGCTCAAGCTCTGATGAAAGAGCATCAATATAAAGACAGTAAAGACTTGCAAGGTCACCTATTCCGTTATGCCGAGAACAAACTCAAGCAACTTGGCAAGCGCATGGTGGGCTGGGAAGAAGCGCAACACGGCGACAAAGTCAGTAAAGAGACCATCATCTACTCGTGGCTCAGTGAAGAAGCGGCAGTGAATTGCGCTCGCCAAGGCTTTGATGTGGTGCTGCAACCGGCACAATTTACCTATCTCGACATGACCCAAGATTATGCACCGGAAGAACCGGGCGTAGATTGGGCTGCCGTAATCCCATTAGAACAAGCTTATACCTACGAAGCGCTTGCTGAAATATCCGACACCGACCCAATTCGTAAGCGGATCCGCGGAATTCAGTGTGCTCTATGGTGTGAGATCGTCACCAATCAAAAGCGTATGGATTACATGGTATTCCCAAGAATTAGCGCTTTAGCTGAAGGATGTTGGACACATAAAAACAACCGAAACTGGCTAGATTACTTGTCTCGCCTAAAGGGTCACCTGCCATTACTCGACAGACTCAATGTTGACTATCGCAACCCTTGGAAAGCTCAATAA
- a CDS encoding GH36-type glycosyl hydrolase domain-containing protein — MKYGYFDNDNREYVITRPDVPAPWTNYLGTEKFCTVISHNAGGYSFYNSPEYNRVTKFRPNGTFDRPGHYVYLRDDETGDYWSISWQPVAKSLDEANYEVRHGLSYSKFKCEYSGITATKTLFVPKGEDAEVWDVVLKNNTDKPRTISTFSFVEFSFSHIQSDNQNHQMSLYSAGTSYQEGVLEYDLYYNTNDFEGFYYLASTFSPDSYDGQRDNFLGMYRDEANPIAVENGKCSNSAQTCYNHCGSLHKQFTIQPGEEVRFAYVLGIGKGNGERLREKYQDTANVDAAFQGIKDHWDERCNKFQVKSPNEGLDTMINTWTLYQAETCVVWSRFASFIEVGGRTGLGYRDTAQDAISVPHANPQMTKKRIIDLLRGQVKAGYGLHLFDPDWFDPEKADVEPSKSPTVVPTPSDDDKIHGIDDTCSDDHLWIVPTIIKYVMETGEHDFFDEVIPYADGGEATVYEHMKAALNFSAEYVGQTGICKGLRADWNDCLNLGGGESSMVSFLHFWALQEFLDLAKFRNNDVDVAKYTEMAANVREACETHLWDDEGGWYIRGLTKNGDKIGTAQQTEGRVHLESNTLAVLSGAVSQERGEKAMDAVDENLFSEYGLHLNSPSFATPNDDIGFVTRVYQGVKENGAIFSHPNPWAWVAEAKLGRGDRAMKFYDALNPYNQNDMIETRYAEPYSYVQFIMGKDHQDHGRANHPWLTGTSGWAYFAVTNFILGVRTGFEGLTVDPCIPTDWPEFEVTRQWRGATYNITVQNPNAVSKGVASITINGEQIEGAIPVQAEGSVNEVIVVLG, encoded by the coding sequence ATGAAATACGGCTATTTCGATAACGACAATCGCGAATACGTCATCACTCGCCCTGATGTACCAGCACCATGGACCAACTACCTAGGTACTGAAAAGTTTTGTACCGTGATTTCGCACAATGCGGGCGGTTACTCGTTCTACAATTCTCCGGAATACAACCGTGTTACTAAGTTCCGTCCAAACGGTACATTCGACCGTCCAGGACACTATGTTTATCTGCGTGATGATGAGACAGGTGATTACTGGTCTATCTCTTGGCAGCCAGTGGCAAAAAGCCTAGATGAAGCGAACTACGAAGTTCGTCACGGCCTGTCATACTCAAAATTCAAGTGTGAATACAGTGGCATTACAGCAACCAAAACGTTATTCGTACCTAAGGGCGAAGATGCGGAAGTTTGGGACGTCGTGCTGAAGAACAACACTGACAAGCCAAGAACCATCAGCACTTTCTCATTTGTTGAGTTCTCTTTCAGTCATATTCAATCAGATAACCAGAACCATCAGATGTCTTTGTACTCTGCGGGTACGTCTTACCAAGAAGGTGTGTTGGAATACGACCTGTACTACAACACCAACGACTTTGAAGGCTTCTACTACCTAGCATCAACCTTCTCGCCAGACAGCTACGATGGTCAGCGTGACAACTTCCTTGGCATGTACCGTGACGAAGCAAACCCAATCGCGGTTGAAAATGGCAAGTGTTCTAACAGCGCTCAAACCTGTTACAACCACTGTGGTTCTCTGCATAAGCAATTTACAATTCAACCGGGTGAAGAGGTTCGCTTTGCGTACGTACTAGGTATCGGCAAAGGCAACGGTGAGCGCCTACGTGAGAAGTACCAAGACACAGCCAACGTAGATGCGGCTTTCCAAGGTATCAAAGATCACTGGGATGAACGCTGCAACAAGTTCCAAGTTAAGTCTCCAAACGAAGGCTTAGACACCATGATCAACACGTGGACGCTTTACCAAGCGGAAACCTGTGTGGTTTGGTCGCGCTTTGCATCCTTCATTGAAGTCGGCGGTCGTACTGGCCTTGGTTACCGTGACACCGCGCAAGACGCGATCTCAGTGCCTCATGCCAACCCACAAATGACCAAGAAACGTATTATCGACCTGCTTCGTGGCCAAGTGAAAGCGGGCTACGGGCTACACTTGTTCGATCCTGACTGGTTCGATCCAGAGAAAGCCGACGTTGAGCCTTCAAAATCACCAACGGTTGTTCCAACGCCTTCAGACGACGACAAGATCCACGGCATTGACGATACCTGTTCTGATGATCACTTGTGGATCGTTCCGACCATCATCAAATACGTGATGGAAACCGGTGAACATGACTTCTTTGACGAAGTAATTCCATACGCAGACGGTGGCGAAGCGACCGTTTACGAACACATGAAAGCGGCACTGAACTTCTCTGCTGAGTACGTAGGGCAAACCGGTATCTGTAAAGGTCTACGTGCTGACTGGAATGACTGTTTGAACCTAGGTGGCGGTGAATCTTCAATGGTTTCATTCCTACACTTCTGGGCTCTACAAGAATTTTTAGACCTGGCTAAGTTCCGTAATAACGATGTTGATGTCGCTAAATACACAGAAATGGCAGCTAACGTTCGCGAAGCGTGTGAAACACACCTTTGGGATGACGAGGGTGGCTGGTACATCCGAGGTCTAACTAAAAATGGCGATAAGATTGGTACCGCACAACAAACTGAAGGTCGAGTTCACCTTGAGTCAAACACACTAGCGGTTCTATCTGGTGCGGTATCTCAAGAGCGTGGCGAGAAAGCGATGGACGCAGTTGATGAGAACCTGTTCTCTGAATACGGCTTACACCTAAACTCTCCATCATTTGCTACACCAAATGACGATATCGGCTTTGTGACTCGCGTTTACCAAGGCGTTAAAGAGAACGGCGCTATCTTCTCTCACCCGAACCCATGGGCATGGGTAGCCGAAGCGAAACTAGGTCGTGGTGACCGTGCGATGAAATTCTACGACGCACTAAATCCATACAACCAAAACGACATGATTGAAACACGCTACGCAGAACCATACTCGTACGTGCAGTTCATCATGGGTAAAGACCACCAAGACCACGGCCGTGCAAACCACCCTTGGTTAACAGGTACCTCGGGTTGGGCTTACTTTGCGGTAACCAACTTCATTCTTGGTGTTCGCACAGGCTTTGAAGGCTTAACCGTCGATCCTTGTATCCCAACTGATTGGCCAGAATTCGAGGTAACTCGTCAATGGCGCGGTGCGACTTACAACATCACAGTGCAAAACCCGAATGCAGTAAGTAAGGGCGTTGCCTCTATCACGATTAACGGTGAGCAGATTGAAGGCGCAATCCCAGTACAAGCAGAAGGCAGCGTGAACGAAGTTATCGTTGTACTCGGCTAA
- a CDS encoding phosphoglucomutase/phosphomannomutase family protein, whose protein sequence is MIKFGTGGWRAFIGEEFTRENVRLVAQALSNIINNEDAAKNGFVIGYDRRFLSDKAACWFAEVLAANNIKVSFIDKFVPTPIVMFQAKEMGCVYSACITASHNPADYNGIKIFIEGGRDADEIITEKIEQQISNLTSEDVVRVDFEQALNDKEIEIINPMNAFVDSIINAIDIESIKQANLKVLIDPMFGVAKNALQTVLISARCDVDVINDGKNPDFGGLMPSPNAATLYRLKHLVAAEGYDIGIGTDGDADRLGIIDEKGHFIHPNEVLLLLYYYLLEYKGWKGSVVRNIATTHLLDKVAADHGEKSFEVPVGFKHISSQMEADDSLIGGESSGGLTIRGHIKGKDGVFASSLLVEMISVTGKKLSELLDEIYSKYGYAYTAEGDCKFKPSEKEALYTKIYVEKQLPEFEYEIEKVSYEDGAKVYFKNGGWVIARFSGTEPLLRIFAEMEDKDTAEHVLQKVKDFLSL, encoded by the coding sequence ATGATTAAATTTGGTACTGGCGGCTGGCGCGCGTTTATTGGTGAAGAGTTCACTAGAGAAAACGTTCGCTTAGTGGCACAAGCACTCTCTAACATCATCAATAATGAAGATGCAGCAAAGAACGGCTTCGTTATCGGTTACGACCGCCGCTTCCTTTCAGATAAAGCCGCGTGCTGGTTTGCTGAAGTATTGGCAGCCAACAACATCAAAGTGAGCTTTATCGACAAGTTCGTTCCGACTCCTATCGTGATGTTCCAAGCGAAAGAGATGGGATGTGTCTACTCAGCCTGTATTACTGCTTCTCACAACCCAGCAGACTATAACGGTATAAAGATCTTCATTGAAGGTGGCCGTGATGCAGACGAGATCATCACAGAAAAGATCGAACAACAAATTTCGAACCTAACCAGTGAGGATGTCGTCAGAGTCGATTTTGAACAAGCATTGAACGACAAAGAAATTGAAATCATCAATCCGATGAACGCCTTTGTTGACTCGATCATTAATGCTATTGATATTGAATCGATTAAACAAGCCAACCTAAAAGTTCTGATCGATCCAATGTTCGGTGTAGCGAAAAACGCACTGCAAACCGTGTTAATCAGCGCTCGCTGTGATGTCGACGTGATCAACGATGGTAAGAACCCAGATTTCGGTGGTCTCATGCCATCTCCTAATGCAGCTACGCTCTACCGCTTGAAGCATTTGGTAGCAGCAGAAGGCTATGACATTGGTATTGGTACCGATGGCGATGCCGACCGTTTAGGCATCATCGATGAGAAAGGTCACTTCATTCACCCTAACGAAGTGTTACTGCTTCTTTACTACTACTTATTGGAATACAAAGGCTGGAAAGGCTCTGTCGTGCGTAACATCGCCACCACACATCTGCTCGACAAAGTAGCGGCAGACCATGGTGAGAAGAGCTTTGAGGTTCCTGTAGGCTTTAAGCATATCAGCTCTCAAATGGAAGCCGATGATTCACTAATTGGCGGTGAAAGCTCTGGCGGTTTAACTATTCGAGGTCACATCAAAGGTAAGGATGGCGTGTTCGCATCGAGCTTACTGGTTGAGATGATCAGTGTGACAGGTAAGAAACTCTCTGAGCTGCTTGATGAAATCTACTCTAAGTATGGCTATGCGTATACGGCAGAAGGCGATTGCAAGTTTAAACCTTCAGAGAAGGAAGCGCTCTACACCAAGATCTACGTCGAAAAACAACTGCCTGAATTTGAATACGAAATTGAAAAAGTCAGCTATGAAGATGGTGCCAAGGTGTACTTCAAGAATGGCGGCTGGGTGATTGCTCGTTTCTCAGGAACTGAGCCATTGCTACGAATCTTCGCTGAAATGGAAGATAAAGACACTGCAGAACATGTTCTTCAAAAAGTGAAAGACTTCCTCTCTCTATAG
- a CDS encoding ABC transporter ATP-binding protein, with the protein MSCALSIKDLTCKYESQTILESLSLEVEHGEIVCLLGASGCGKTTLLKAVAGLLPLSSGIMSLNCQTIDDGDNWLPPEQRNIGMIFQDYALFPHLTVNQNVGFGLKDLSDQQKKEKVQEMLELVHLDEFGDRYPHQLSGGQQQRVAIARSLAYKPDLLLLDEPFSNIDTQVRHELISQIRKIFKKQGVTAIFVTHSREEAFAFADKMAVMNHGVIEQYGSASELYFHPSSKFVADFLGGGSYLNAQRISELEFETSLGVVEAKPQTEIEFGSACELLLRPQHIQASYEQDSAISVLEQQFMGDHCRYVIEAHGQKLLATSSEALEVGMPVNVKVDTKGVLAF; encoded by the coding sequence ATGAGTTGTGCATTATCAATTAAAGATCTGACTTGTAAATATGAGTCGCAAACCATCTTGGAATCGCTCTCGTTAGAAGTTGAGCATGGTGAAATCGTTTGTCTTCTTGGTGCCAGTGGCTGCGGAAAAACGACTTTGCTTAAGGCGGTTGCAGGGCTGCTTCCATTAAGTAGCGGAATCATGAGCTTGAACTGTCAAACCATTGATGATGGTGATAATTGGTTGCCACCAGAGCAACGAAACATCGGTATGATTTTCCAAGATTACGCCCTGTTTCCGCACCTGACGGTAAACCAGAATGTTGGTTTTGGCCTTAAAGATCTCTCTGATCAGCAAAAGAAAGAGAAAGTCCAAGAGATGTTGGAGCTGGTTCATTTAGATGAATTCGGTGACCGATACCCACATCAACTTTCTGGTGGTCAACAGCAGCGCGTAGCGATTGCTCGTTCTTTAGCATACAAGCCAGATTTATTGTTATTGGATGAACCTTTCTCAAATATCGATACTCAGGTTCGCCATGAGTTGATCTCTCAGATTCGTAAAATATTTAAGAAGCAGGGTGTGACGGCTATTTTTGTGACTCACAGTCGTGAAGAGGCGTTCGCGTTTGCAGACAAGATGGCAGTAATGAACCATGGTGTGATTGAACAGTATGGTTCGGCATCGGAGCTTTATTTCCACCCTTCGAGTAAGTTTGTTGCAGACTTTTTGGGCGGCGGCAGTTACCTCAATGCACAGCGTATTTCAGAGCTGGAGTTTGAAACCAGCTTAGGTGTGGTTGAAGCTAAACCACAAACGGAGATTGAATTTGGCAGTGCGTGTGAGCTTCTTTTAAGACCACAGCATATCCAAGCTAGTTACGAACAAGACAGTGCTATTTCAGTGCTAGAACAGCAATTTATGGGCGACCACTGTCGTTATGTTATTGAAGCACATGGTCAAAAGCTATTGGCAACCTCGTCAGAAGCGCTTGAAGTTGGTATGCCGGTCAACGTAAAAGTGGATACCAAAGGCGTATTGGCTTTCTAA